One window of Alkalispirochaeta americana genomic DNA carries:
- a CDS encoding exonuclease SbcCD subunit D C-terminal domain-containing protein — translation MRVLHTADWHIGRALYGRQRYQEFEAFLDWLVTAIADHRIDLLLVAGDIFDTTAPSHRAQQLYYQFLCRVAASSCRHVVIVAGNHDSPSFLNAPRELLKTLSVHVVGRAETPEEEVLVLDDPEGSPELIVCAVPYLRDRDLRTAEAGESLEDKERKLLKGLCDHYTAVADVALEKRSALGVPVPIIATGHLFAAGGTTLEGDGVRDLYVGTLAQVTAGIFPPSFSYVALGHLHVPQTVGGLETCRYSGSPLPMGFGEAKQQKSLCLVVLSGPGNHPEAKDDKDTLYPPASVELIPVPVFQKLRRLQGDWPALEEAIPALAAEKCPVWLEVIYEGHDSSGDLRGRLESLLEGTPLEVLRVKNTGVVDRVLEQAGQDEELGDLDVQEVFLRCLKLHEISPDRHRELLRTYGEALTSLYEADLQAE, via the coding sequence ATGCGAGTTCTCCATACAGCCGACTGGCATATCGGCCGGGCCCTCTATGGCCGGCAGCGCTACCAGGAGTTTGAAGCATTCCTGGATTGGCTGGTAACGGCCATTGCCGATCACCGGATCGATCTCCTTCTGGTAGCGGGGGATATCTTTGATACCACTGCGCCGAGCCATCGGGCGCAACAGCTGTATTACCAGTTCCTCTGTCGGGTCGCGGCCTCTTCCTGCCGTCATGTGGTGATTGTTGCAGGGAATCACGATTCTCCCTCCTTCCTGAACGCTCCCCGGGAGCTCCTGAAAACACTCTCCGTTCATGTTGTGGGCCGGGCCGAAACTCCCGAAGAGGAAGTTCTCGTTCTGGACGATCCCGAGGGATCGCCGGAACTCATCGTGTGCGCCGTGCCGTATCTTCGCGATCGGGATCTTCGCACCGCCGAAGCCGGCGAGAGTCTGGAGGACAAGGAGCGAAAGCTGCTGAAAGGGTTGTGCGATCACTACACTGCTGTGGCCGATGTAGCTCTGGAAAAGCGGAGCGCCCTGGGAGTGCCTGTTCCGATCATCGCTACGGGTCATCTTTTTGCCGCAGGAGGAACCACCCTGGAGGGTGACGGCGTGCGGGACCTCTATGTAGGAACTCTGGCGCAGGTTACGGCCGGGATATTTCCTCCCTCCTTCAGTTATGTTGCCCTGGGGCATCTCCACGTCCCCCAGACGGTGGGCGGTCTGGAAACCTGCCGCTACAGTGGCTCCCCCCTGCCCATGGGATTCGGCGAAGCAAAACAGCAGAAAAGCCTCTGTCTGGTCGTGCTCTCCGGACCCGGGAATCATCCTGAGGCAAAGGACGACAAAGACACTCTCTATCCGCCCGCATCGGTGGAGTTAATTCCCGTTCCGGTCTTTCAGAAACTCCGGCGTCTTCAGGGAGACTGGCCGGCTCTGGAAGAAGCGATCCCTGCCCTGGCTGCAGAGAAATGCCCGGTGTGGCTGGAGGTCATCTACGAGGGTCATGATAGCTCGGGTGACCTTCGGGGGCGTCTGGAGAGTCTGCTGGAGGGGACACCCCTGGAGGTTCTCAGGGTGAAAAATACCGGTGTCGTCGATCGTGTGCTGGAACAAGCCGGTCAGGATGAGGAGCTGGGTGATCTCGACGTGCAGGAGGTATTCCTTCGCTGCCTGAAGCTTCACGAGATTTCCCCTGACCGCCATCGGGAACTCCTGCGTACCTACGGGGAAGCGCTCACCTCACTCTATGAGGCGGACCTCCAGGCAGAATGA
- a CDS encoding AAA family ATPase, whose translation MRILQIRFKNLNSLVGEWQIDLDHPDFVSDGIFAITGPTGAGKSTILDALCLALYGQTPRLSRISKSGNEIMSRQTGECFAEATFETQSGRFRCHWSQRRARKRSEGDLQPPKHEIARADSGEVLESSLRGVAGQIEAVTGMDFDRFTRSMLLAQGSFAAFLQAPPDERAPLLEQITGTEMYSQISRHVHERYREERIKMEQLQAETAGIVLLEPQEEQELLLKQKEGVDRQARLEAKLVQTEEARNWVTLVKGLKKEISDLSRETGQLQRDRESFQPDRDRLDRARAAASLEGAFAGLVSLRSEQKEDQKALAEGEASLPEAESLAAARAEALELAEQCVVEVRKEQEAAAPRLRSLRSLDYQCSTLEDGVRKKALSCQKHLRVVEDQERELVRLRQGVAVVEADLATIQTSLEENRQDQALLQELAGLEEQMKRLRLLRRDIIQKKEESAKYQAALKRAGADLETSRNERSARQEDLTKVAQTLQQARTGLDELLQGRFLREYRAEKESLQRELLLLRTIADLESHRTRLEDGTPCPLCGSRDHPFAAGNVPVPGETEQAIESLRSLIARAEEQEEKIRELEGAETGLREDLARREQKVARALHDEEMAQEGWAGLNRELERLGRDEQEGVSSLLESLAPLGITEVPRDDLAPLLSSLRKRRDAWQSQILKQEEQERRLSDLRSDLAARDAVLATQRKTLGEEQEHQRSLEEDLARARDERVAKYGSIDPDEEERRLETARDQAEKAERAAREGHDEARRNVQILGTRIDSLRERLSRRAPELEGRTREFLQALGNQGFSREDEFHAARLSPDERDFLAEKARNLDELALELRARQKDREQRLALESARNITEEPLDVLEQRCRDCTASLKDLQETLVNISYRLNEQRAARERQKERQKALDAQRTESRRWADLHELIGSADGKKYRNFAQGLTFEMMIGQANRQLQKMSDRYVLTRREGHPLELWVVDSYQAGEIRSTRNLSGGESFIVSLALALGLSRMASQKVRVDSLFLDEGFGTLDEEALDTALDTLGSLHQEGKLIGIISHVSALKERISTQIRVEPRTGGRSRILGPGCSGTTSP comes from the coding sequence ATGCGAATACTACAGATACGCTTCAAAAACCTGAACTCCCTGGTGGGGGAGTGGCAGATCGATCTTGATCATCCCGACTTCGTTTCGGACGGGATCTTTGCCATTACCGGCCCCACGGGAGCAGGAAAAAGCACCATTCTCGATGCACTCTGCCTGGCCCTGTACGGCCAGACGCCCCGTCTGAGCAGGATCAGCAAAAGCGGGAACGAGATCATGTCCCGCCAGACCGGCGAGTGCTTCGCCGAGGCAACCTTCGAGACCCAGTCTGGACGTTTTCGCTGCCACTGGAGTCAGCGCCGGGCGCGGAAACGCTCCGAGGGAGACCTTCAACCTCCGAAGCACGAGATCGCCCGGGCCGATTCCGGCGAGGTCTTGGAGTCCAGTCTTCGGGGCGTTGCCGGACAGATCGAGGCGGTGACGGGTATGGATTTTGATCGCTTCACTCGCTCCATGCTGCTGGCCCAGGGGAGCTTTGCCGCGTTTCTGCAGGCCCCTCCGGACGAACGAGCTCCTCTGCTGGAACAAATCACCGGGACGGAGATGTACAGCCAAATCTCCCGACATGTTCATGAGCGGTATCGCGAGGAACGGATAAAAATGGAACAGCTTCAGGCCGAAACTGCCGGAATTGTCCTGCTGGAACCACAGGAGGAGCAGGAACTCCTCCTGAAGCAGAAGGAAGGTGTGGACCGGCAAGCGCGTCTGGAGGCCAAACTGGTCCAAACCGAAGAAGCCCGGAACTGGGTCACCCTTGTGAAGGGCCTGAAAAAGGAAATCAGTGACCTTTCCCGCGAGACCGGGCAGCTTCAGCGTGACCGGGAATCATTCCAGCCCGATCGTGACCGGCTGGACCGGGCCAGGGCGGCAGCTTCCCTGGAAGGAGCCTTTGCAGGGCTTGTATCACTTCGGAGCGAGCAGAAGGAGGACCAGAAGGCCTTAGCGGAGGGAGAGGCATCTCTTCCCGAGGCTGAATCCCTGGCTGCGGCCAGAGCCGAGGCGCTCGAACTGGCTGAGCAGTGCGTGGTCGAGGTGAGAAAAGAACAGGAAGCAGCGGCGCCGCGCCTGCGATCACTCCGATCGCTGGATTATCAGTGCTCCACGCTGGAAGACGGAGTCCGGAAGAAGGCTCTCTCCTGCCAGAAGCATCTCCGTGTCGTGGAAGACCAGGAACGGGAGTTGGTCCGGCTTCGGCAAGGGGTCGCCGTCGTCGAAGCGGATCTGGCCACGATTCAGACCTCTCTGGAAGAAAACCGCCAGGATCAGGCGTTGCTCCAGGAGCTCGCCGGTCTTGAGGAGCAGATGAAACGGCTGCGTCTGCTGCGTCGGGACATTATCCAGAAGAAGGAAGAGTCTGCAAAATATCAGGCTGCTCTGAAGCGGGCCGGGGCAGATCTGGAAACGAGCCGGAACGAGCGATCTGCCCGGCAGGAGGACCTGACGAAAGTCGCCCAGACGCTGCAACAAGCCAGGACCGGCCTTGACGAGCTCCTCCAGGGACGGTTTCTGCGGGAGTACCGCGCGGAGAAAGAATCGCTCCAGCGCGAGCTCCTTCTTCTCAGGACCATCGCCGATCTCGAGAGCCATCGAACCCGCCTGGAAGATGGAACTCCCTGTCCGCTCTGCGGCTCCAGGGATCATCCCTTCGCAGCGGGCAACGTCCCCGTGCCGGGCGAGACAGAGCAAGCCATCGAGAGCCTGAGATCCCTGATTGCCCGGGCAGAAGAGCAGGAAGAGAAGATCCGGGAGCTCGAAGGTGCTGAAACCGGTCTGCGTGAAGATCTGGCAAGGCGGGAGCAGAAGGTTGCCCGGGCTCTTCACGACGAGGAAATGGCTCAGGAGGGCTGGGCCGGGTTGAACCGGGAGCTTGAGAGGCTTGGCAGAGACGAGCAGGAAGGTGTGTCTTCCCTGCTGGAATCGCTGGCTCCCCTGGGGATCACCGAAGTCCCCCGGGATGATCTCGCGCCCCTCCTGTCCTCACTTCGGAAGCGGCGTGACGCCTGGCAGAGCCAGATTCTGAAGCAGGAAGAACAGGAACGGCGATTGAGTGATCTGAGGAGCGACCTGGCAGCCCGCGACGCCGTTCTGGCCACGCAGCGTAAGACTCTGGGAGAAGAGCAGGAGCACCAGCGGTCGTTGGAGGAAGATCTTGCCAGGGCCCGGGATGAACGGGTCGCGAAGTACGGTTCCATAGATCCCGATGAGGAAGAGCGGCGCCTTGAGACTGCCCGGGACCAGGCCGAAAAGGCCGAAAGGGCGGCCCGGGAGGGCCACGACGAAGCGCGTCGAAACGTGCAGATTCTGGGCACCCGGATTGACTCACTTCGGGAACGACTGTCCCGGCGAGCGCCGGAACTGGAGGGGCGTACCAGGGAATTTCTCCAGGCCCTGGGGAACCAGGGGTTTTCCCGGGAGGATGAGTTTCATGCTGCCCGGCTGAGTCCCGACGAGCGAGACTTCCTGGCCGAAAAGGCTCGGAACCTCGATGAGCTGGCTCTGGAACTGAGAGCCCGCCAAAAAGATCGGGAGCAGCGGCTCGCTTTGGAGTCTGCCCGAAATATCACGGAGGAGCCTCTGGACGTGCTGGAGCAACGCTGTCGTGACTGCACCGCCTCCTTGAAGGATCTCCAGGAGACTCTGGTGAATATTTCCTACCGCCTGAATGAGCAACGAGCTGCCAGGGAGCGGCAGAAGGAACGGCAAAAGGCCCTTGACGCCCAGAGAACCGAATCCCGGCGCTGGGCCGATCTTCACGAGTTGATTGGCTCCGCCGATGGCAAGAAGTATCGAAACTTTGCCCAGGGGCTCACCTTCGAGATGATGATCGGCCAGGCGAACCGACAGCTTCAGAAAATGAGCGATCGCTATGTTCTGACCCGGCGCGAAGGACACCCCCTGGAACTCTGGGTGGTGGACAGCTATCAGGCGGGAGAGATTCGGTCCACCCGAAATCTCTCGGGGGGCGAGAGTTTTATCGTCAGCCTGGCTTTGGCCTTAGGGCTCTCCCGAATGGCAAGTCAGAAGGTCCGGGTGGATTCACTCTTTCTTGATGAGGGGTTTGGCACGCTCGACGAAGAGGCTCTGGATACTGCCCTGGACACCCTGGGGAGTCTGCACCAGGAGGGAAAACTGATCGGTATAATCTCTCACGTCTCGGCCTTGAAGGAACGGATCAGCACGCAAATAAGGGTAGAGCCCCGAACGGGGGGGCGTAGCCGTATCCTCGGGCCAGGCTGTAGCGGCACCACATCTCCGTGA
- a CDS encoding TRAP transporter large permease: protein MALFPIVIVMVLYFSSIPIAFALIGATLAYFTFGDVGSPPDLVLQSFITSASSFPLLAVPFFIMVGEIMNYSGISASLMRMADVLTGHMKGGLAQVNVVLSTLMGGISGSANADAAMQSKILVPEMEKRGYSAEFSTAITAASSSIAPVIPPGINLIIYALIAQVSVARMFIGGYMPGILMALALMVTVHIISVRRGYKPVREKMSSPKEILLQLKESIWALLMPFGIILGIRFGIFTPTEAGAIAVVFCTVVGVFFYKELKWHHFPIIMKNTVQATSAVILIIVAASIFGRYLSWERIPFLLTQSLMQFADNPWIMLVAINIFLLLMGMFLEGGAVLIIVAPLLVPVVTAMGMHPVHFGLVIIVNIMIGGITPPFGSMMFTTCSITGVSIGSFIKEVYPFIIALLLVLIVVTYVPSLMMFLPNLL, encoded by the coding sequence ATGGCACTTTTCCCCATCGTTATCGTGATGGTGCTGTACTTCTCGAGTATTCCCATCGCTTTTGCGCTAATCGGCGCCACTCTGGCCTATTTTACCTTTGGTGATGTCGGGTCTCCGCCCGATCTTGTTCTCCAGAGTTTTATCACCTCGGCCTCGTCGTTTCCGCTCCTGGCCGTGCCCTTCTTCATCATGGTTGGCGAAATCATGAACTACTCCGGGATCAGTGCCAGCCTCATGCGCATGGCTGATGTGCTCACGGGGCATATGAAAGGCGGTCTGGCCCAGGTAAACGTGGTGCTGAGCACCCTCATGGGCGGCATCTCCGGTTCTGCCAACGCCGATGCGGCGATGCAGTCAAAAATCCTGGTGCCGGAGATGGAAAAACGCGGTTATAGTGCCGAGTTTTCCACGGCGATCACCGCAGCCTCTTCCTCGATCGCCCCGGTGATCCCTCCGGGAATCAACCTGATTATCTACGCCCTCATAGCCCAGGTCTCGGTGGCCCGAATGTTTATCGGTGGCTATATGCCAGGCATCCTGATGGCCCTGGCGTTGATGGTCACGGTCCACATTATTTCCGTGCGGCGTGGCTACAAACCAGTGAGAGAGAAGATGTCTTCCCCCAAAGAGATTCTCCTGCAACTCAAGGAGTCTATCTGGGCGTTGCTCATGCCCTTTGGAATCATTCTTGGTATCCGCTTTGGTATTTTTACCCCCACCGAAGCCGGGGCGATCGCTGTGGTCTTCTGCACCGTCGTGGGAGTGTTCTTCTACAAGGAGCTCAAATGGCACCACTTCCCGATCATCATGAAAAACACCGTCCAGGCCACAAGCGCCGTTATCCTGATCATCGTGGCAGCTTCGATTTTCGGACGGTACCTCAGCTGGGAGAGAATCCCCTTTTTGCTGACTCAGTCGCTGATGCAGTTTGCCGATAATCCCTGGATCATGCTGGTAGCGATAAATATCTTCCTCCTCCTTATGGGAATGTTCCTTGAGGGTGGGGCGGTGCTGATCATTGTTGCCCCCTTGCTGGTGCCTGTGGTTACCGCCATGGGAATGCATCCCGTACATTTCGGTCTGGTGATCATTGTAAATATCATGATCGGCGGCATCACGCCCCCCTTCGGGTCCATGATGTTTACCACCTGTTCGATTACAGGTGTTTCCATTGGCTCCTTCATAAAAGAGGTTTATCCCTTCATCATCGCACTTCTTCTGGTGCTGATTGTGGTTACCTATGTGCCCTCGCTGATGATGTTCTTGCCAAACCTTTTGTAG